aattatttagtatcagttttattttttcgtTAGAGATTAAACAAGGTTTTCTGAGTCTTCTTTTACTAAAAACTTTTTGTAAagtgaaaagtatttttttaatataaattatctctctttctctcactctctctcaatCTTAAAACTATAATGGGTTTCTGAATTTaaggcaaataaaaatgtaatcattGTTACTCTGTATATTCTGTTTACTAGAATACAATAGATTAAGTTCTACAGTATCCTTGAAAACAGAGGGTTATGCTTCTTACTCAGTCATAACTTGAATATATACTTGAATGTATACTCCTCTTTATGGAGTCATTTCTTTGCAGATGCTAAGGAAATTCTTCACCAAATTATTTGCTCAAATAGATAAAAAGAACTAaggaaaatactttaaattttactAACATCAAGGATACTTATATcacatcaccaaaaaaaaaattgttgcaaaATCAGTAGTGCCttttaaattaaatgacaaaTTGGAAGTGTTTAACAACATATGGTCGCTTTTCCTTGACATATATGATTAAGAATATATCTttttatcaaaatgtaaaataccaTCTGGCAGAAGTAACCATTATTATATTGGCTTTATACATTAAATTAATTCACTgtactttaaaatgtaaatattttcctatttttttctttctcttgtgctGGATCTATATTTATAATACTAAAAAACTGCATAAATCAAAAACTATAATTAGGTTTAACAATTATAaccaattttgaattttgaacagAAAACAATGTATTTCTGAAATTctttacaaacatttaaaaattaaaatggcaattGTCCTTTTTTGATATTCACAATTATAAAGCTGGATAACTAAAAATTTACCTTATAATTTATTAGATATATAGTCATAGTTTGTATGTTAAAGGAGTTATCCTTAAAACTCCTTATAATAGGAAGACATTTTGGTAATAAAATTGATGCATTTTAAGGTTTTGAACATGTATGTGGTTTTAATGTTACTAgccagattcattcattcatttaataaacctGCCAGGTTCAGAAAACAACAAATGAGCAGGCAAGTTTTTCTCAAGCACAGTGTACATTACACATTTAATAATGTGACCTTTTGGCAATTTGTGATTTTAGGAAATATATTAAAGATTTCACAATTCTCTATATTATAGTTCtcttaaaaatactttgtaactaagaaaacaattaatGCTTTAAGCATTATCAGTAATATTCATGTCAAATACACAGCCATATAAAATTTCAtacattttgttgtttgtttttagagaacTGATTATTTCAAGAGGAGCCATATCTGGTGGTAAAATATTCTTCATCTTTTAAAGAACTCTTTGTAAGCAAAATACAAAAGTATCTCTAAtattcaatattaatttttagcATCCATTATGACCAACCCATGCTCTTGGCTTTTAAGAAGTTTAAAGTTTAGATGAGAAAGCAGATAAGTAAATCATGAATAATAGAATGGGATTACATGAGTGTGAGGGAGATATAGTAGAGTGTAGGAAGCTAGGGCAAGATGGCAAGTGAGGAAGTCAGAGGAAGGTCCAGACCAAAGGAGCTTGAATGTCCTCCAATGAGGTCAACTTCCTGGTTTATGAAAGTGCTCATTTACATAAGTGGGGGATTCAGACATGATAGATACTTCCATATTTTTGCACCTAAGTGAGGGgtccaatataaaaaataaaatagatgcatGAACATGGAGAATATCAATGAACAATAAAGAGGAGAATGTGGAAATGAGAGAAGATAAGAAAAGGTGAAATTCCAGAGACCATCAAAAGAACAACCCAAAACTTGTCTAATGGACTCCAGGCTTTGATGctccttctctttggagaagtctgttGCTTTCACTtgtaataaatctcttttctccaCTATCTCTCTCCTTATTCTTCAATTCCTTGCTGAATGGAGATAACAAACCCAAGACCCCTAGAAGGTAACAAGTGTTATTGACTGACCTCTTCTCCCCAAATGACAGGTACAGTGTGGGTATTAGAGATGACAGCAAGAACAGGGGAGAGATTTGAAGATTAAGGCACAAAAAACATGACTTAACTGCTAAAGTATGGCTGAAGGAAAGGGGGAATTAATAAATTCTaggagtttttcttctttctaatcaACTTTATAGAGGTATAAATTACAATAAAAGGCAACCATTTTTAGCATGTAGTTTGTTGAATTTTGACAAACCATTACCACAATAAATACACTGCAAAACAATAAagatattaataaatacaaagaTATTTATAACAACTCAAAAATTTCTCTCATGCCAGGTGGATCACaaactggaggccagcctcaacaatttttagcaagaccctgtctcaaaattcaaaatgtctgGTGATatgttgagtgcttgcctagaatgagAAGAGCTCCAAGTTTGATTCCTAGTGGGAGGATGGGTATCTCTAGCCTGCTGCAGAGAAAAGCTCCTGGAAGCTTAGCACAATTGCTTTTACCTCCTATCTCTAATCTTTTAATGACCCATTGCTTTTGCCCCACATTCTAACTTCTACAGAGAGGCCTCCATAATGCCCCCCTTAGTTCTCttagttctctttttcttttttgcagtattgTGGATTGATCACAAGACCACATGCATGGTTGGTAAGTACTTcgtatcctcagcccttttaaaattttattatgagacagggtctcactaaattgcccaggctgatctcccggagatccttctgcctcggtcTTCTGAGTGGCTAGAATAGAGGCAAGTACCTCCTCATCCTGAAAGCTCTATGGTAAGTAGCATCTGTCATATAATCAACTAATGCAAAGTATATGAATTAATTTGCAGAAAGTAAAGTGACcatctgaaaagaaaaactgCAGGTGTTAGCCCCAAGTAGCTAAAGTCCTTTGTGATGTTTTCAAGTGAAAGGAAAGGAGACAAGTTATTCTAGAGAGGAAGGCCTTGGGTATAGATTTCCTGCCACCTGTCTTACTGCACATCCTTTTTCTCCAATAAAAGTCCTTTTCACCTTGAGCTCCTAAGAGTGATGTGAGGCAAAAAGTCCCATCTTCCTCACGGTCAGCTTTGAATAAAACTGATTCCTTTTACCAACCTGTGTGTCCCAAATTTGTGATCACTCCTAGCAGCAGGCAGCACATACATTTGACTCCAGAACAATGCCCCTGTGCTGTCAATTCTCCCATATAACTCCACTATGAACCACCAAGACATCATCTGAGGCACTGTCACTATGTATATTTGATTTGTTTAGAGTTTAATCAAAGTGATATTTTATACTATGTACTCTTGTATCTCACTTTGTTTTCTCTGCatgatatttttgaaattcatCAATGTTGTTGCATGTATagcaagtttcttttttattgttgagtaagaTTGCATATTGAAGATATACAACATTTTAACCATTCAACAGTTCAAAACCATTTGGATTGTTTTTAGTCTGGGGCTTTTATCAATAAAGTTACTATAAACTACCAATTTCTATTATTGATATAgacatacattttaatttttggtaaatatttaaaatataattgccaGGTTAAATAgtaactatattttaaatgttatttggaAAAATGCTAGAACAATTTCTAAAGTAGTTGTTTTCCTGatgtgtatatttttctatctGTTTAATTTCAAACTATTTGTGTCTTTGAGTCTACATTTTTGTCTCTTGTGGGCAGAATAtagttggatcttttttttttctagtccatTCTTCCTATCTCTGCCTTATAATGGGAGTATTTatctcatttatatttaatgtagttACATTCACCATTTAGCTGTTGTCTTCTTTATGCTACAGTCTTATGTTCATCTATTCTTTCATTCCTATTAGGTTTTGTTccattaacattattattattttgatattttttggtGCAAacgtggttctggggattgaactcaaggccttgtgcatgccaggtggatattctaccactgagccacaacctcagcctgttTTTTGTtacattaaatacatatttttatatgccaTTTTAATTTCCACTCTGCTAATCTCTGCCTTATAATTggaatgtttatttcatttacatttctttttttaaaaaaatatttttttaagttgtcaatggacttttcttttacttatttgtatgtggtgctaaggatgtgctaggtaagtactctaccactgagctacaaccccagccctccatttacAGTTAATGTAGTTACAGATAAGgcagaacatttttatttgccaatttgctatttttttctttcttctttccaaattCCAGTAAGTCTTTGATTTAATACACATTTATGACCTGAAAGGCAGCAGATTTTAAATAGAAAGTCCTTTAATATCTCTTATAATTTATCCAACAAGtttaatgaacaaatatatactgagaccccaccctgccctccaacacacacacttGAGTCAGGTGCTGCTAATGAGATGGCAGTGAACTAGACAGAAATGAACTTGTTTTCATGGGGCATCCCAGTACAAATATGaggaattttacaaaagaaaataccaCAGGGAGCTTGGAGAGGGTATGAAAAGCAGGCCTGGCAACTTTTTGGAAACTTGAAGAAAAGAGGACTTAGCTAAGTGAAAGATTAGTAGGAAAAAGGAAAGTGGGTATCAGAGTGCCCTAAGCAGAGGGAAAGAAATATACTTAGTTGAGTATCATGGAAGTAGAGAGAGCAAGGAAAAATGGTGGACAGAAATGAGGGAAAGACATAGCAGGGAGGAGCAGGTCCCAAAGGGCATGGCAGctgtggaaagaaggaaaaaaaagttagacTTCACCCCAAGGGcaagtctttgttttcttttcttttttttgggtactggggattgaactcaggggcactcaatcactgagccacatccccagccctattttgtactttatgtagacaggttctcactgagatGGTTAGcacctgcttttgctgagggtggctttgaacccacgatactcctgtctcagcctgccaagccgctgggattccaggcatatgccactgtgcctggccttcgTTTTCTTTATGTCATACATATATAATCCCCTCCCTCCATTTCTTCATTAGTGCTGACTTTTGTTTTAAGTACATATTTTCTAGTGGATCATTTAAATTCCTTtgtctttaaaaaactttttttaatttgttttagttatacatgacagtagaatgcatttatgcacatTGATATACATAGAcaggatataatttcattttttgagtgtacatgttgcagaatcatattggctatatagtcacatatatacataaagtaatgatgtctgtttcattctactatctttcctatccccacatcccttcccctaccctcccatcacttctctctacctaatctaaggtaatactgttcttctctagtgcccccatCTTATTGtaagttagcatccacatgttagagaaaacattcggcctttggttttgtgggattggcttgtttcacttagcatgatattctccaacttcatccatttacctgcaaatgtcatagttttattttcttttaatgctgagtaatattccattgggtatatataccacagctgcttcttctttttttttttttttaaagagagagtgaggagagatagagatagatagagagagagagaatttttaatatttatttatttatttttagttctcggcggacacaacatctttgttggtatgtggtgctgaggatcgaacctgggccgcacgcatgccaggcaagcacgctaccgcttgagccacatccccagccccataccacagcttctttatccattcatctactgaagggcatttaggttggtgccacaatttatctattgtgaattgagcttctgtaaacattgatgtggctgcttcactgtagtatgctgtttttaagtcatttgggtataaaccaacaagtggaatagctgggtcaaatagtggttccattcccagttttctaagaaatctccatactgctttctagattggttgcaccaatttgcattctcaccagtaatgtatgagtgtgcctttttctccacatcctcactaacatttactgttgttgtattcttaatagctgccattctgactggagtgagatgaaatcttagaatagttttaatttgcatttctctaattgctagagatgttaaacattttttcatatatttgttgactgattgtataccATCTtatgaaaagtgtctgttcagtttgttgacccttttattgattggattatttgggagttttttttttttttaattctttatatatcccagagatcccagaggtgcatgtggcaaaaagattttctctcaatctgtaggctctctcttcacattattgtttcttttgctgagaagaagctttttaatttgaatccattccatttattgattcttttttttaaagagagagagtgaattttaatatttattttttagttatccgtggacacaacatctttgtatgtggtgctgaggatcgaaccccaggatgcacgcatgccaggcgagtgcgctaccgcttaagccacattcccagccccagtcttttaaatttttaaaatttgtttttttatacatgagctttttttttgcctttatacaTGAGCTcttgttatcattatttttttgtattatagttCTCATGACACACAGTACAGTGTgttttttagtttgttctttttagatacataaGGAAGTATTTTAACAcattatacatatgtggagtaGAATTTCCCactctatggttgtacatgatgtggagttacactggttgtgtatgcatatatgaacataggaaagttcattctactctttcctattcccatccccttgcccttcccttcattctcctttgtctaaccCAGTGAACTTCTATTGTTCCTCCTCCCccattatgtgttagcatccacatatcagataaaacatttggcttttgatttttggtattgacttatttaacttagcatgagtctccagttccatccatttacctgcaaatgccataatttcattcttctttatgggtaATATTctttaatgtgtgtgtatatatatatacacacacattaaagaatattagacacaatatctttattttaatagttgtagttggacacaatatctttattttaatttttctgtggtgctgaagattgaacccagggcctcctcgcacatgctaggcaagtgctctagctgctgagccacaatcccagcctgggtgagtaatattctattgtgtatataaaacacattttccttatccattcatctgttgaagggcacctaggttggttccatagcttagctactctGAATTGAGATGCTGTTAACATTGATGTGCCTCcatcactctagtatgctgatttgaagtcttatggatataaaccaaggagtgcaataactgggtcatatggtgtttccattccaaattttctgaggaatctccattctgctttccagagtgattgccccaatttgcattcccaccatcaatgtgtgagtgtacctcccccccatccttgccaacacttacttatattcttgataattggcattctgattggagtgagataaaatcttagtgtagttttaacttgcatttacTTGtgaaagatgttgaacattttttcatatatttgttgactgatcgtatttcttcttctgtgaagtgcctgttcagttcctttgcccatttattgattggattaaaatattccttattcttTCATGTAGATTTCAATTACTGTCTAAAATCTTTCCATTTTGGCTTAAAGgactctctgtagcatttcttgtAGGGAAGATTtctggggctggtgatgtggctcaagcggtagcgcgctcgcttggcatgcgtgtggcccgggttcgatcctcagcaccacataccaacaaagatgttgtgtctgctgataactaaaaaataaatattaaaattctctctctctctctgtttaagataaaaacttctctctctctcactaaaaaaaaatgtttttttaaaaaaagatttctgtaGTATTTCTTGTAGGGAAGATTTCTGTAGTATTTCTTGTAGGGAAGATTTCTGCAGTATTTCTTGTAGGGAAGATTTCCTTGTGACAAATTCTTTCTGTTTATACAAATACTTTGggaataattttcttcatttttgaagtaTAATACTGCTGAagctagaattctttttttggtacctgggattgcaTTCaagggtactcgaccactgagccacatccctacctctattttgtactttatttggagacagggtctcactgagttgcttagtgcctccctgttgctgaggctggcgttgaactcctgattctcctttctcagtctccttgagctgctgagattacaggtgtgcaccactgtgcctggctagaatTCTTGTTTGATGGTCTATCCCTCCCCAGCATTTTTATTGAGTCATTCCATTGTCTTCCGGCTTTAACAGCTTCTGCTTCAAATCTTATTGGGGATTATATGGTGAGTAGATTCTCTTATACCACTGACAAGATTCTCTTTgcttataacttttttcttttttgtagtgctggggattgaacctagggccttgtgcatgcgaggcaagcattctaccaactgagctataaccctagccccttAACTTTCAACTTTTAACAGGttgattataatgtgtctaggccGGATATCTTTGTGTTTATCCTACTTGGCATTTATTTGGCTTCTTGGATGTGAAGATTAATGGTTTTCATCAAATTTAGGGAGATTTGGCCCcatgtggtggtgcatacttgggatgctaaggcaagaggatctaaagtttgaggctagcccaAAAAATGTAGTGAGgtccattctttaaaaaaaaaggaagttttgGGGCCATTATTCCAAGTATTATGTGtgccccttctctttttcttctccttctgagCTTCTCATTGTGCTTGTTCCTCAGTTAGAAAATCTCAACCAACCCAGATTAAAATTTGCTAATTCTTGCATAATTGCTAACAACTGTATAACTGTTCCAgggtttttaaaagtaatttctcattattattattggtgaaaCATCTTTCTCATGCTTTCTTTAGACATGGTTTCTATTAGCTTTGTAAACATACTTAAAATATCTGATTTAAAgtcactttttttctctctcttgtggtagtagggattgaacccagggcctcacatatgctaggcaagaattCTACCCCTCAGCCACATCTCCTTTGAGATTTAGACTTAATCTAATAAATCCAACATGTAGGCTTCCTCAGGGATAGTTTTATCATTgacttttttcttggtaccatacttttacttaatttgaaaatttgacattttaaaaaatataatgtgataAATCTGGAAATCGCCCCAGGGTTTGCTGGGGTCTTGCTAGTTACAGTAGCTGGTTTAGTGACTTTTTTGAACTCATGTTTTAGAAGTTTCTATTCTTTATTATGTGTGACTACGGAATACTTTGCATAGTTAGTTTAGAGGTCAGTTAATGACTGGACAGAggttttcctaaatattttcaaatcagtaGGTCTCCTAGTTTTTGTTTAGGGGCTTACTATGTGTGTTGGGGGCATATCTTCAAAAGTCAGTCAAGCAGTTTGCAATGAGCCTTCACTTCTTGCTTTAAGAGCCACAAGAATCTAGGGACATCTCAGGTCTTTTTTCAGACAGTCCTAGGCATGTGCATACCTTACATGGGCATCTAAAAAGTATCTGCCTTTTAGGTTTCTGGGaatatgtcatttttttcaaaacttgtaTGAAATCTTATTTTACAGCTAAATACTGGAGCAAAGTGTGTCTAAAGTAAGTGGAGGGGTTTTTAACCTTAATTTGAATGTTATAGGGAGCTACAGTGGAATTTTAAGAAAAGGCAGATTACTATAATGTTTAGCAGAAAAAATTTTGTCAAAGAGGTGGAAAATGATCGAATGGGGACAGAACAGAGGTGGGGGGAACAGGGAGATTAATTCAGTAGTAAtctaagaaaaagaggaagaaattctgAGTTAAGACTAAAGTGGTAGCTGGGTGCTTTGAcccacactgtaatcccagtgactggagaggctgatggatgttcaaggccagctttagcaatttagaaagaccctgcctcaaaataaaaaataaagaggtctgGAGATGTATCTTAGTAATAAagagccatgggttcaattcctgttaACCATTCCCctccaaatatacaaaagtaACCAGTAGGCACAGGTTTGGGGGGAAATCATAAAGAAATGgatccaaataaaattattattaatgagTAGAGTGTCTCAGAGGAGAAATTCTGTGTAATTGTGTGATTTAAAACACAGCTTTTGAGGGGCACAGTGTagcacacttgcaatcccagaggctcaggaggctgagacaggagttcaaaggcagcctcagcaagagcgaggcgctaagcaactaagtgagaccctgtctctatataaaagtacaaaatggacgggggggggggggggggggggatgggactggctcagtggtggagcgcccctgagttcaatccctagtaccaaaaccaaccaaacaacaataaaaaacaaaaacaacaaaaacccgaATAGCTTTTTATATAGACGCTGTCATTTCTCCTAGCCTTCTATCCATTTGATTAATCACCATTCTTGATTTACGAATGCCTTAAACATGCTTGTTATCTGGAACATATTTGTGAAAAACAGTGGTAACTGCTAAACATGGCGTCCTAAACAGAGACTATATCCAGACCTGGAGTGTCGGGAGAATAcggcaggaggataccaagttcgaggccagcttgagcaatttagtaagaccagctggggtgagggtgggggagtGGGTAAACTGTACTACGAGAAAGAGGATGACCCCATCacccctttcccctttccccttccctggtTACCAAGTGTAGTCCAAGGGAGCTCTCCTTTTTTGAAAGCGGTGAACCGAGACGGAAGGCGTTCTGGACTCCAAATACTAACAGCTCCATTTCCAAGCCAGGCTGTATGCGCCAGTTCCCAGATTCCGGCCACAGCACCGGAATGCGGAGGtggacgagagagagagagagagaaaaaggatatCCATGGTGCCGGAGCAGCCAAATTCCGCCTCGCACAACCCTCCGCTCCGCCCCGCCCCCCACAAAGAGACGGAGCCCAAGCCGCCTGCCCGGCGCGCTCCTCCCGGGACACCCGACCGACTCCCGCGCCATCTCCAATTGGCCGTCGGGGGAACGGAAGCCGAAGTAGAGTAGTGAACCCGGAAGTGGTTCACGGCAGGGGCCCGGGCGACTCTTTTGAATGGAATCGGGCTGATTCATCGCCGGTTCGCGGAGCCAGAGCCGGGCCGAGTCTGAACTGTTGCTGCTGCCGCGTCACCGCAAAGGCTAGACAAGGGTCCAGACCGCGACCTCCCACACCGTCCGCCTTCAGGTGAGGCTGAGAAGTCAGGCCCGGCACGTCCGGGGAGGCAGCCGCTCTAGGCCGCCGTCAGCCCCGTGCTTTCCTGAGTCACGCCGCCCAGCCAAGTTGCCACCAGAGGCCAGGGCCCTGAGGGAGGATCTCAGGCTCCCTCGTACTCTTCGCCAGCCTCTCGGAGTCTCTGGCAGGGTCTGGTCTGCAATTAGTCTCCTTCCTTTAACCGTTTCTGCTTTGTCGAATTCAGCATAGCTTTCAACCTCTTCTTCCTATACAGATAAAACCCTGTTTATGACCTCTTTGTGCTGTGTCGATAGTTGCTCCTGCtttgaaaaacttaaaagcaGTCGGGGTAGCAAGGGAGAGAGGATAAAACTTTGCTTTATCACTTGTCCCTTCTGTAAACTTTGACCCTTTCCCTTTGCATGTTAGGTTTTAAATTCTCTACAAACCCCAGAAACCCTCGGAGACGTAATGtcttcaaaataaagttattctTATTGTGCCTGTAACCTATGTTTTAATGTCACCCTTATTGCATAGTGGTTGGTGAATTGATTACATTTACTGCTTTCGGTAATCAGTTGTATGTTACTTCTTGGAACTTAATTTTCTTGGAAACTCAGCTCAGTGTCTGTCAAAAGAATATGTAGAATTTTCGAAAGTCTACATACAAATCCAATGACTGattgaaaaattctagaaatcaaaataatcaaatattaatGCTTGAAAAATTAGCTCAGAAAATTATGGTTTTAATGTGAAAATGATTTTTGCTTTTACTGTTTACAAAAGTATGTTCTTAATGATGCTGACTTAATGCGAATAAAGCCAACATTGataatgttgaaataaaaaactGATCACAGTTTCAGGGGAGATAATTAACATTGTGGTGGCCCTTCACGTAAGGCAACCAAGTAGTTCATTAAAAGTTTACATGTTTTAAACAAATCCCATGGGTTATTGTGCATGTATAGAGATTAAGATATATAGTGACCTAGAATTAACTACAATTGTGTTTAGTGAAGTGATATTCATTGGAAAGCCTAACTATTGTCTTGAATTTATCCCAGAACAAAATTAAATCTTGCCAAGAGAAGAAAGTTTTCAGTCTTCAGTCTTCTTTTCCCTCCAAGGTGTTGTAAATACTACATTGCCATTCTAATTGaaaaactggaattttttttttatgaacctCTGACATGGGTTCATCCCATTTTTTATTGCTTAATATCTGTGTTCGGAACCACTTGTCTGAAAATCAGTAACAAGAAGCAATTGtgcttttttggtttttaaatttataagaatgTTCTTTTCATAAGTCCTTGTTCACCTGTGAAAGCCTTACCTGAGTACTcaatgtgaattctttttttttttaaaaaatatttatttatttttttttagttctcggtggacacaacatctttgttggtgtgtggtgctgatgatcgaacccgggccgcacgcacgccaggcgagtgcgctatcacttgagccacatccccaggcctcaaTGTGAATTCTTGCTCATGAACTTCTCATATACCTTTGTTGCActcatttgacatttttaattttttttttttttgcaaccatgaattgaacccaggggcacttaacttctgagtcacatccctagcccttttttgtattttatttagagatagcatcttactgaatttcttagggcctccctaagttgctgaggatggcttctcctgcctctgcctcccaagccactggtatttcAGGCCTGTGCCACCTGATTGGGCTCATTTGACATTTTATATTCTGCTTTGTGTTATATTGgtgtcctcatttgtaaaacaagTGAATTGGATTGAAAAATCTCTTCCAgttttaagataataaaaataacagcaacaTTTATTGGGTGTGTAGAAATGTTCCAGGCAGTATATTAGATGACTTTGGATTTAGTCTGACAATGAACTTGCAAGGTGTTTTATAGGTGAGATCTAGAATCTAGAGAAAGGAAACTTGATCCCACAAATATAGTGAGTAGGTGGTGAAGCCTGCATTCCACTATAGGTTGAGTGGTTCCAGAGCC
This window of the Ictidomys tridecemlineatus isolate mIctTri1 chromosome 7, mIctTri1.hap1, whole genome shotgun sequence genome carries:
- the LOC144365550 gene encoding uncharacterized protein LOC144365550 isoform X1 is translated as MNQPDSIQKSRPGPCREPLPGSLLYFGFRSPDGQLEMARESVGCPGRSAPGRRLGLRLFVGGGAERRVVRGGIWLLRHHGYPFSLSLSLVHLRIPVLWPESGNWRIQPGLEMELLVFGVQNAFRLGSPLSKKESSLGLHLGSRDDFFLARLESELPSTDEALHFSISCAYLFSTPFQFCRPISFYNPFSS
- the LOC144365550 gene encoding uncharacterized protein LOC144365550 isoform X2; the encoded protein is MNQPDSIQKSRPGPCREPLPGSLLYFGFRSPDGQLEMARESVGCPGRSAPGRRLGLRLFVGGGAERRVVRGGIWLLRHHGYPFSLSLSLVHLRIPVLWPESGNWRIQPGLEMELLVFGVQNAFRLGSPLSKKESSLGLHLVPCWMMLHDTVEVLRDLQTDQKTTS
- the LOC144365550 gene encoding uncharacterized protein LOC144365550 isoform X3, which codes for MNQPDSIQKSRPGPCREPLPGSLLYFGFRSPDGQLEMARESVGCPGRSAPGRRLGLRLFVGGGAERRVVRGGIWLLRHHGYPFSLSLSLVHLRIPVLWPESGNWRIQPGLEMELLVFGVQNAFRLGSPLSKKESSLGLHLVETRLLGRLQTMPNGLISP